In the genome of Triticum urartu cultivar G1812 chromosome 5, Tu2.1, whole genome shotgun sequence, one region contains:
- the LOC125556290 gene encoding cinnamoyl-CoA reductase 1-like codes for MATGVTVCVTGAAGYCASWLVKLLLSRGYAVHGTVRDLCDNKTAHLRRLDNAASNLKLFKADLLDYDAMASAISGCQGVFHVATPVPSGELTDPELQMLGPAVTGTTNVLKAASAANVRRVVVVSSMVAVEINPKDWPQGKIRDESCWSDTEFCRSNESWYPVAKIAAEAAALEYGRETGLDVVTLNPALVFGPLLQPTVNASSQFLIYLLKGGRDQVRDKLWHIVDVRDVAGALLLLYETPGATGRHICAPHFITVRELLRLLKSMYPGYPYISEESIYDMDHPAPMTSEKLEKLGWSQRPLRDTIADTVEFCREAGFLEGADGDDVPCRFPPLFNNI; via the exons ATGGCCACAGGTGTGACGGTGTGCGTCACCGGCGCCGCCGGGTATTGCGCCTCGTGGCTCGTGAAGCTCCTCCTCTCCCGTGGCTACGCCGTCCACGGCACTGTCCGCGACCTCT GTGATAACAAGACTGCCCATCTAAGGCGCTTAGATAATGCTGCTAGCAACCTCAAGCTTTTCAAGGCTGATCTCCTTGACTATGATGCAATGGCATCTGCCATTTCGGGATGCCAGGGTGTTTTCCATGTGGCGACTCCTGTTCCTTCAGGAGAATTAACCGATCCAGAG CTACAAATGTTGGGGCCTGCTGTTACCGGCACCACGAACGTGCTCAAGGCCGCCTCCGCCGCAAATGTCCGACGAGTGGTCGTCGTGTCATCCATGGTTGCTGTGGAGATCAACCCCAAAGACTGGCCCCAAGGCAAGATCAGAGACGAGAGCTGTTGGTCAGACACAGAATTCTGTAGGAGCAATGAG AGCTGGTACCCTGTTGCCAAGATCGCGGCAGAAGCGGCGGCGCTGGAGTACGGGCGTGAAACCGGGCTCGACGTGGTGACACTGAACCCTGCACTGGTGTTTGGCCCCCTGCTCCAGCCGACCGTCAACGCGAGTAGCCAGTTCCTCATCTACTTGCTCAAAG GAGGCCGTGATCAGGTGAGGGACAAGCTGTGGCACATCGTGGACGTCCGCGACGTCGCCGGCGCGCTGCTCCTGCTCTACGAGACACCCGGAGCCACCGGCCGGCACATCTGCGCGCCACACTTCATCACCGTCAGGGAGCTGTTGCGTTTGCTCAAGAGCATGTACCCTGGGTACCCCTACATATCTGA GGAGAGCATATATGACATGGATCACCCGGCTCCGATGACCTCCGAAAAGCTGGAGAAGCTGGGGTGGAGCCAGCGGCCGCTGAGGGACACGATAGCAGACACCGTCGAGTTCTGCCGGGAGGCCGGGTTTCTTGAGGGCGCCGATGGTGATGACGTGCCCTGCCGCTTCCCTCCTCTTTTCAACAATATCTAG